In Eucalyptus grandis isolate ANBG69807.140 chromosome 4, ASM1654582v1, whole genome shotgun sequence, the following proteins share a genomic window:
- the LOC104442520 gene encoding LOW QUALITY PROTEIN: probable LRR receptor-like serine/threonine-protein kinase At3g47570 (The sequence of the model RefSeq protein was modified relative to this genomic sequence to represent the inferred CDS: inserted 1 base in 1 codon; substituted 1 base at 1 genomic stop codon) produces MELAQFSFAQLHPHHFLLFLVLALCLVLVSSATNETNKIALLTFKAAVKDPYRVLDSWNDTIGFCHWYGVTCGLRHQRVIVLDLHSLGLPRSISPHIGNLSFLREIYLQNNSLVREIPPQVGQLHRLRWLRLDNNSLAKEIPRNVSGCSKLIVLSIAYNQLTGVIPTELGSLSKLRMLSLIKNALSGNVPSSFGNLSSLQFLLLGKNNLGGSIPKVLGLLTNLYTIYFLGNKLSGPIPSSLLNISSLHNFEVTDNQMQGSLPVDLGLTLPNLQYFGIAMNQFEGPIPPSVSNWTKLEAMQSGMNKLLGKVPSFGNMPKLWLFSFNDNELGSGNSEDLSFVCSLTNSSRLKIFQINQNRLGGALPECIGNFSSTLTFFSVDKNLMFGEIPREIGNLVNLNVLTMDLNHFSSEVPSDIGNLRNLVVLGLGANNLRGTIPTSLGNLTKLIKLSLGQNNFHGQIPSHLSQCQSLQWLYLSYNNLSGTIPPRLIGLSSITINLALSHNHLSGVLPTEVGNLRTLTALDISNNMLGGEIPNSLGDCTGLTSLRMGGNFFHGSIPQSIKSLGGIEELDLSHNNLSGQILEFLALFHSLKLLNLSYNSFEGTLPRVGVFENATMTSIIGNNALCGGLPAFHLPKCISKSSKKRKIHILVLSACVICGILGIALTLVFLFLCWLKKKVKEPISTSMEDSWPNISYRALLKATDGFSSMNLIGVGSFGSVYKGILEENGTTVAVKVIHLVHRGAQKSFLAECXALKNIRHRNLLKILTVCSXVDYQQNDFKALIYEYMEKGSLERWLHPNPTPSPWNEPTSKLNFFQRINVAIGVASALDYLHYQCHIPIIHCDLKPSNILLDADMVAHVGDFGLAKLLLGSSSDTVANQMSSMGIRGTIGYAPPEYAMGCEVSREGDVYSYGILLLEMFTSLSPTNDIFKDDLTLHSFVAEALPGQVLEITDHILLQERENHLSPSNPPHWLSESNGVFPECLVTIYNIGVACSDEVPGRRMSISGAANQLQKIREKLFAGGLCRKK; encoded by the exons ATGGAGCTTGCACAATTTAGTTTTGCACAGTTACACCCGcaccattttcttctctttcttgtgcTTGCATTGTGCCTTGTCCTAGTCTCCTCCGCCACAAATGAAACCAACAAAATTGCACTCCTCACATTTAAGGCCGCAGTCAAAGACCCTTATAGGGTGCTTGACTCATGGAACGACACCATTGGATTTTGCCATTGGTACGGTGTTACATGCGGCTTGAGACACCAGAGGGTCATAGTCCTGGACTTGCACTCGCTAGGACTCCCGAGGTCCATCTCTCCTCATATTGGAAACCTAAGCTTCTTGAGAGAAATTTATCTCCAAAATAATAGTCTTGTTCGAGAAATCCCTCCACAAGTCGGGCAGTTGCACCGCCTACGTTGGCTACGGCTAGACAACAATTCACTGGCCAAAGAAATTCCCAGAAATGTGTCAGGTTGCTCAAAACTCATAGTCCTTAGCATTGCATACAACCAACTAACTGGAGTAATTCCTACAGAACTCGGTTCATTATCAAAGCTACGAATGTTGTCCCTTATTAAAAATGCACTATCTGGGAATGTGCCTTCCTCCTTTGGAAACTTGTCCTCCCTACAGTTTCTTCTACTCGGGAAAAATAACTTGGGCGGGAGCATTCCCAAAGTTCTAGGCCTCCTGACAAATTTATATACAATCTATTTCCTAGGAAACAAATTATCCGGCCCAATTCCATCCTCATTGCTCAATATCTCTTCTTTACATAATTTTGAGGTTACAGATAACCAGATGCAGGGGAGTCTTCCTGTAGACTTAGGCTTGACGCTCCCAAATCTTCAATATTTTGGCATTGCCATGAACCAATTTGAGGGACCGATTCCTCCCTCAGTGTCCAATTGGACGAAGCTAGAGGCTATGCAATCAGGGATGAATAAGCTTTTAGGGAAAGTGCCTTCTTTCGGAAATATGCCTAAGCTTTGGCTTTTTTCCTTCAATGATAACGAGCTAGGAAGTGGAAATTCTGAAGACTTGAGCTTCGTATGCTCACTGACAAACTCTAGTAGATTAAAGATCTTCCAAATTAACCAGAACAGACTCGGTGGGGCATTACCCGAATGCATAGGTAATTTCTCGAGCACTCTCACGTTTTTTAGTGTGGACAAGAACCTAATGTTTGGTGAGATTCCTAGAGAAATTGGAAATCTAGTCAACCTGAATGTGTTAACTATGGATCTCAACCACTTTTCAAGCGAGGTCCCATCAGATATCGGGAATTTACGAAATCTAGTTGTATTGGGGTTAGGCGCTAACAACCTGAGAGGGACGATCCCCACTTCTTTAGGAAATCTAACCAAGTTGATCAAACTAAGTCTTGGTCAAAATAACTTTCATGGGCAAATTCCTTCACATCTATCACAATGTCAATCTCTCCAGTGGCTTTATCTTTCTTACAATAATCTCAGCGGTACCATACCCCCAAGGCTCATAGGTCTCTCATCCATAACAATCAATCTGGCCTTGTCTCACAACCACCTGAGCGGGGTTCTACCCACAGAAGTGGGGAACTTGAGAACTCTAACCGCGTTGGACATCTCTAACAATATGTTGGGAGGCGAAATCCCAAATAGTTTAGGGGATTGCACTGGATTGACATCATTGAGGATGGGGGGAAACTTCTTCCACGGGTCCATTCCTCAATCGATCAAATCATTAGGAggcattgaagaactagatCTTTCACACAACAATTTATCGGGTCAGATTCTAGAATTCTTGGCGTTATTTCAttctttaaaacttttgaatttGTCTTACAATAGCTTTGAAGGCACGCTACCGCGTGTAGGAGTTTTTGAGAATGCTACCATGACTTCCATTATTGGGAACAATGCACTTTGCGGGGGATTGCCAGCATTTCACCTCCCCAAATGCATCTCCAAAAGctccaagaaaaggaaaatccatATATTGGTATTATCGGCTTGTGTTATTTGTGGCATTCTTGGAATAGCTCTTACtctagtttttttgtttctttgttggttgaaaaagaaagtaaaagaaccTATTTCAACTTCCATGGAGGATTCATGGCCAAATATATCTTATCGAGCACTCCTAAAAGCAACCGATGGTTTTTCTTCAATGAATTTGATTGGTGTTGGAAGCTTTGGTTCTGTTTACAAGGGGATACTTGAGGAGAATGGTACAACAGTTGCAGTGAAGGTGATTCATTTAGTGCATCGTGGTGCTCAAAAGAGCTTCCTAGCAGAGTGCTAGGCATTAAAGAACATCAGACATCGAAATCTTCTAAAGATATTGACAGTTTGCT GTGTTGATTATCAGCAAAATGATTTTAAGGCCTTAATTTATGAGTATATGGAAAAAGGAAGCCTAGAAAGGTGGCTACACCCAAACCCAACACCATCTCCATGGAATGAGCCTACCtcgaaattgaatttctttcaaAGGATAAATGTTGCTATTGGTGTTGCTTCCGCATTGGATTATCTTCATTACCAATGCCACATCCCCATCAttcattgtgatctaaagccaAGCAATATCCTCTTAGATGCTGACATGGTTGCTCATGTTGGTGACTTTGGATTGGCAAAGCTCCTCCTCGGATCATCGAGTGATACCGTGGCTAATCAGATGAGCTCAATGGGCATAAGAGGAACAATTGGTTATGCTCCACCAG AATATGCAATGGGATGTGAGGTTTCGAGAGAAGGCGACGTCTATAGTTACGGCATCCTCTTATTGGAGATGTTCACAAGTTTGAGTCCCACCAATGACATATTTAAAGATGATTTGACTCTTCATAGTTTTGTGGCTGAAGCTTTGCCTGGACAAGTGCTGGAAATTACGGATCACATTCTacttcaagaaagagagaatcatTTAAGTCCTAGCAATCCTCCGCATTGGCTCTCCGAAAGCAATGGCGTATTTCCAGAGTGCTTGGTTACAATATACAATATTGGAGTCGCTTGCTCCGATGAAGTGCCTGGAAGACGGATGAGCATCAGCGGAGCTGCAAATCAGCTGCAAAAGATTAGGGAGAAACTCTTCGCAGGGGGTTTATgcagaaaaaaatga